The following proteins are co-located in the bacterium genome:
- a CDS encoding polysaccharide deacetylase family protein yields MLTIHRVVEECERDHDITWASFRGLLDAIAASGAPTETELLRSPLTETATVALTFDDGTSDHAGVAQELARREMRGIFFIPAGKVGTRGRLGTQQLQEIHALGNTVGSHGCDDVLLDETLSPWEITHEMRDSKQQLEDALGAPVRYFAPPGGRMGGLSAGAFLRHGYEASRSMAWGIYRSVEERWTIPSIPVTEFTLARGWVEHAVRAHTLPLAMRCMWILKDLLPEAVRLPVRKMLHQPFKLTR; encoded by the coding sequence GTGCTGACGATTCACCGCGTGGTCGAGGAATGCGAGCGCGACCACGATATCACGTGGGCGTCATTCCGGGGCTTGCTCGACGCGATTGCCGCGTCCGGCGCGCCGACGGAGACGGAGTTGCTTCGCAGCCCTCTTACCGAAACGGCGACGGTTGCGCTGACCTTTGACGACGGCACAAGCGACCACGCCGGCGTGGCGCAGGAGCTCGCCCGAAGGGAAATGCGCGGGATTTTCTTTATCCCCGCAGGGAAGGTGGGCACACGGGGCAGGCTCGGCACCCAGCAACTCCAGGAGATTCATGCCCTAGGCAACACTGTGGGGTCTCACGGATGTGACGACGTGCTTCTGGATGAGACGCTTTCGCCTTGGGAGATTACCCATGAAATGCGTGACTCGAAACAGCAATTGGAAGATGCTCTGGGGGCACCGGTTCGGTACTTCGCCCCACCGGGAGGACGGATGGGGGGACTCTCCGCCGGCGCATTCCTGCGGCACGGATACGAAGCATCGCGGTCGATGGCGTGGGGGATTTATCGATCCGTGGAAGAGCGCTGGACGATCCCCAGCATTCCGGTCACGGAGTTCACACTGGCTCGCGGATGGGTTGAGCATGCCGTGCGGGCGCATACCCTCCCCCTCGCCATGCGGTGCATGTGGATCCTTAAGGACTTGTTGCCCGAGGCGGTGCGGCTCCCGGTACGCAAGATGCTCCATCAACCGTTCAAGCTCACTCGATAA
- a CDS encoding UDP-glucose/GDP-mannose dehydrogenase family protein has product MRLGIFGTGYVGLVTSVCFAELGHSVVAMDKDSDVVTRLSDGALTIYEPGLQELLRSNLRAERLSFTTDAGEALDSAEVVFLCVGTPSRSDGRADLSQVEQVVRGIAPLVDGYKLIVEKSTVPVNTAYCIDRAIRQLGVEAECEVASNPEFLREGSAVHDFLHPDRIVIGADSERARGLLLELYQHDFGCPILVTSVKMAELIKHTANAFLATKISFINMVADLCEKVGGDVDTIARGIGLDHRIGTHFLRAGLGFGGSCFGKDLKAFVRIADEAGVDFALLREVEKINTSRVDALLKKLDQALWVLRDKTVGVLGVAFKDNTDDIREAPSLRIIPRLLESGVTLRIYDPQAAGKLATLYPADEQLTYVESAYEASRGAHALLVLTEWEEFQSLDFACVRSLMRTPVIVDGRNLFEAGRMRKHGFEYYSLGRGDAILERATG; this is encoded by the coding sequence ATGAGACTCGGCATCTTCGGAACGGGGTACGTTGGTTTGGTCACATCCGTATGCTTTGCCGAGTTGGGCCACTCGGTGGTGGCTATGGACAAGGACTCCGACGTGGTCACGAGGCTTTCCGACGGCGCGTTAACCATCTACGAGCCGGGATTGCAGGAATTGCTGAGGTCAAACCTTCGGGCCGAGCGGCTCTCGTTTACGACCGATGCCGGCGAGGCCCTGGATTCTGCTGAGGTGGTGTTCCTATGCGTCGGGACTCCCTCGCGATCCGATGGGAGGGCAGATCTCTCCCAGGTTGAGCAGGTGGTCCGCGGCATCGCTCCCTTGGTCGATGGCTACAAGCTCATCGTTGAAAAGAGTACCGTACCGGTCAACACGGCGTATTGCATCGACCGGGCGATCCGTCAGTTGGGCGTGGAGGCCGAGTGCGAGGTGGCAAGCAATCCCGAGTTCCTGCGCGAAGGCTCAGCGGTCCACGACTTTCTCCACCCTGACAGAATAGTCATAGGAGCCGACTCCGAGCGCGCTCGTGGGCTGCTGCTCGAGCTCTACCAGCACGACTTTGGGTGCCCGATCTTGGTGACCAGCGTCAAGATGGCCGAGCTCATCAAACACACCGCGAACGCGTTTCTCGCCACAAAAATCTCGTTTATCAACATGGTGGCGGATCTGTGCGAGAAGGTCGGCGGCGATGTCGATACCATCGCCAGAGGCATAGGTCTTGACCATCGCATTGGGACCCACTTTTTGCGGGCAGGGCTGGGATTCGGCGGGTCGTGCTTCGGCAAGGATCTCAAAGCCTTTGTCAGGATCGCCGACGAGGCGGGAGTCGACTTCGCGCTGTTGCGAGAAGTGGAGAAGATCAACACATCCCGTGTGGATGCCCTGCTCAAAAAGCTTGACCAGGCCTTGTGGGTGCTGCGCGACAAAACGGTGGGCGTGCTGGGAGTGGCGTTCAAGGACAACACCGACGATATCCGAGAGGCGCCAAGCCTGCGGATCATCCCGCGGTTGCTGGAGAGCGGTGTTACGCTTCGCATCTATGATCCCCAGGCGGCGGGGAAGCTTGCCACGCTCTATCCGGCGGATGAGCAGCTGACCTATGTTGAATCCGCATATGAGGCCAGCCGGGGGGCTCATGCACTCCTCGTGTTGACAGAGTGGGAGGAGTTCCAATCGCTGGACTTCGCCTGCGTCCGCTCGTTAATGCGCACGCCCGTGATCGTCGATGGCCGAAATCTCTTCGAAGCCGGACGGATGCGGAAGCACGGGTTTGAGTACTATAGCCTCGGCCGCGGTGACGCGATCCTCGAGCGGGCCACTGGGTGA
- a CDS encoding ABC transporter substrate-binding protein, with protein MRRTLAIGVIIGALLAVLAGSGSAQVETPKLTLAVGGQPLYIYLPLTLAQQLGYIKEGGVDVDIVDVAGGAKALEAILGGSASVVCGFIDHTIEMQAQGKSIKMFVLYDRYPGLVLAVTKAGQAKGIKTAGDLRGAKIGVTAPGSSTNFFAQYMLAKSGISPDDASYIGIGTAATAVAAARRGVVDALVNVDPTITILAKSGDVQILADTRTTLGTIRVFGGPYPAGGLYTTPAFMERNPKTVQALATASVKALHWIKTHTAEEIADKMPEQFYQSDKALYVASLKENLEMFSLDGRVPLAGLQTIAKVLSAFDKQVVANPSRVNPSAAFTNEYVEQAHKTLKF; from the coding sequence ATGCGGAGGACCCTCGCGATCGGCGTCATCATAGGTGCGCTGCTCGCGGTTTTAGCGGGGAGCGGAAGCGCCCAGGTCGAGACCCCGAAGCTCACGCTGGCCGTGGGCGGGCAGCCGCTGTATATTTACCTGCCGCTCACGCTGGCGCAACAGTTAGGCTACATTAAGGAAGGGGGCGTCGACGTCGACATCGTGGATGTCGCCGGCGGGGCCAAGGCCCTCGAGGCGATCTTGGGGGGAAGCGCCAGCGTGGTCTGCGGGTTCATCGACCATACAATCGAGATGCAGGCCCAGGGGAAGAGCATCAAGATGTTCGTGCTCTACGATCGCTACCCCGGGCTCGTGCTCGCGGTGACCAAGGCGGGGCAGGCGAAGGGCATCAAGACCGCTGGGGATCTCCGGGGCGCGAAGATCGGGGTCACCGCGCCCGGGAGCAGCACCAACTTCTTCGCCCAGTACATGCTCGCGAAGAGCGGGATCTCACCAGATGACGCATCGTACATCGGGATCGGCACGGCGGCTACGGCGGTTGCGGCCGCGCGGCGCGGGGTGGTGGACGCGCTCGTCAACGTCGATCCGACGATCACGATCCTGGCGAAGAGCGGGGACGTGCAGATCCTGGCCGACACGCGGACCACGCTCGGCACGATACGGGTGTTTGGCGGCCCCTATCCGGCCGGCGGACTGTACACGACCCCCGCGTTCATGGAGCGGAACCCGAAGACGGTGCAGGCGCTGGCGACGGCCTCGGTCAAGGCCCTCCATTGGATCAAGACCCACACCGCCGAGGAGATCGCGGACAAAATGCCCGAGCAGTTCTACCAGTCGGATAAAGCGTTATACGTGGCGTCCCTCAAGGAGAACCTCGAGATGTTCTCCCTGGACGGCCGGGTGCCGCTTGCGGGTCTTCAGACGATCGCGAAGGTGCTGTCGGCGTTCGACAAGCAAGTGGTCGCGAATCCGAGCCGCGTCAATCCCTCAGCCGCGTTCACAAATGAGTACGTGGAACAGGCGCACAAGACATTGAAGTTCTAA
- a CDS encoding ABC transporter permease, with product MPGRYRLLPHQLGVLLVLVMAWQISTQRGWVDPFFFSRPSAIGSRVAEWFLKGSIYRHLWTTALETVLAFVIGAGLGVVFGFAFARIPTLSGIFEPYLKIGNALPRVVLAPIFTLWFGLGILSKVAFGVTLVFFIVFFNTYQGIREVDRNLLNNTRMLGATERDLVRHVLLPSAMVWILSSLHTSVGLALVGAVVGEYLGSARGLGYVIAQAEGTFDTTGVFAGMTVLAAFTLAVDLLVTGVERRLLAWKPPAAHMERG from the coding sequence ATGCCGGGCCGGTACCGTCTCCTCCCCCATCAGCTGGGGGTCTTGCTTGTGCTGGTCATGGCGTGGCAGATCAGCACGCAGCGGGGGTGGGTCGACCCGTTCTTCTTCAGCCGCCCGTCGGCGATCGGGTCGCGGGTCGCGGAGTGGTTCCTCAAGGGGTCGATCTACCGGCACCTCTGGACCACGGCGCTCGAAACCGTTCTGGCGTTCGTCATCGGCGCGGGGCTGGGCGTGGTCTTCGGGTTCGCATTCGCCCGGATCCCCACGCTGTCGGGCATCTTCGAGCCATACCTGAAAATCGGCAACGCCCTGCCGCGCGTCGTCCTCGCCCCGATCTTCACCCTCTGGTTCGGGCTGGGCATCCTGTCCAAAGTCGCGTTTGGAGTCACCCTGGTGTTCTTCATCGTGTTCTTCAACACGTACCAGGGCATCCGCGAGGTGGACCGGAACCTCCTCAATAACACGCGGATGCTGGGCGCGACCGAGCGGGACCTCGTCCGGCACGTCCTGCTGCCCTCCGCGATGGTCTGGATCCTCAGCAGCCTCCATACCAGCGTGGGCCTGGCGCTTGTCGGCGCCGTAGTCGGCGAGTACCTCGGCTCGGCCCGCGGCCTCGGGTACGTGATCGCCCAGGCCGAGGGCACGTTCGACACGACCGGGGTGTTCGCGGGCATGACCGTGCTGGCGGCCTTCACCCTCGCCGTGGACCTGTTGGTCACCGGGGTGGAGCGCCGGCTTCTCGCGTGGAAGCCCCCGGCCGCACACATGGAGCGGGGGTGA
- a CDS encoding ABC transporter ATP-binding protein → MYPALERVTFSVARGEFLAIVGPTGCGKSTILSLAAGLLRPTRGRVLTFNAHLEGLNRHAAYLFQQDVLLPWKTALDNVMLGPLLHRWPRGRAHDESRRWLARVGLAGFENRFPHQLSGGMRKRVALAQSLIVGPAILLMDEPFSALDIQTRELMENDLLALWQDDRKTILFVTHDLEEAIALSDRVLVLAAGPGTRVIGSHPVTLPRPRDVTEVRLHPGFRQVYQTIWGQLRGEVLRAYAAQKHAAAVETDV, encoded by the coding sequence ATGTATCCGGCGCTCGAGCGCGTCACGTTTAGCGTGGCGCGCGGAGAGTTCCTCGCGATCGTCGGGCCGACCGGCTGCGGGAAGTCCACGATCCTCAGCCTCGCCGCCGGCCTGCTCCGTCCCACGCGCGGACGGGTCCTCACATTCAACGCCCACCTCGAGGGGCTCAACCGCCACGCCGCCTACTTGTTCCAGCAGGACGTCCTGCTGCCGTGGAAGACGGCGCTCGACAACGTCATGCTGGGGCCGCTCCTTCACCGGTGGCCGCGCGGCCGCGCCCACGATGAGTCGCGGCGATGGCTGGCGCGCGTGGGGCTCGCCGGGTTCGAGAACCGGTTCCCGCATCAGCTCTCCGGCGGGATGCGCAAGCGGGTCGCCCTCGCGCAGAGCCTCATCGTCGGTCCGGCGATCCTCCTGATGGACGAGCCGTTCAGCGCGCTCGACATCCAGACGCGCGAACTAATGGAGAACGACCTCCTCGCACTCTGGCAGGACGACCGGAAGACGATCTTGTTCGTCACCCACGATCTGGAAGAGGCGATCGCCCTGAGCGACCGGGTGCTTGTCCTCGCAGCGGGCCCCGGAACGCGTGTGATCGGGTCGCATCCGGTGACGCTCCCGCGGCCGCGTGACGTCACCGAGGTGCGACTGCATCCGGGGTTCCGCCAAGTGTACCAGACGATCTGGGGGCAGCTCCGAGGAGAGGTGCTGCGGGCATACGCGGCGCAGAAGCACGCGGCGGCCGTGGAGACGGACGTGTGA
- a CDS encoding ABC transporter substrate-binding protein has translation MKRRQLAPAVILALACVVGFTLIGTPQGGQAAALTSIKIAVGIDADTLDPEGQTTTTVANMVDYMFDSLVWPDDERSGIQPGQPQYTKLVPMLATSWTVSKDGLTYTFKLRQGVKFHDGTDFNAEAVKFNIERWLDPNVRNPNRYYFTDIDLSKIELPDPYTITLHLKQPSPTLLGRMAAGPGHILSPAAVKKIGNDKIPLGPVDAGTGPYRFKEWVHGDHITLVKNSNYWGRKPTFDEVEFRVVANAGTRETMLRAGDVQMAFEPPAPDVPALRKDASLKVVQGPSDRNVFVGLNNQYGPLKEIKVRQALNYAVNKKALIQSIVFGLGTILESPTTPFLFGYTKIQSGGWPFNPVKAKQLLAEAGFPNGFAVTFHTPTGRYIQDYQVAQGIAAQLANVGIKATLSTSDWPTYVRTLLTPLDRTPLQIFILGWATQYLDADGALFGQFYSKQWPPTGLESTFYKNSKVDDLLIQGQTTVDPEKRKAIYKEAQQVIWNDAPWIWLWSQDFYMVTSSHLEGVTVTPNEKWAAIYATWK, from the coding sequence GGCAGACGACCACCACCGTCGCCAACATGGTCGACTACATGTTCGACTCGCTGGTTTGGCCAGATGACGAACGTTCGGGGATCCAGCCCGGCCAGCCGCAGTACACGAAGCTCGTGCCGATGCTGGCCACCTCGTGGACGGTGAGCAAGGACGGGCTCACCTACACGTTCAAACTCCGGCAAGGCGTGAAGTTCCATGACGGCACCGATTTCAACGCCGAGGCGGTCAAGTTCAACATCGAGCGATGGCTCGACCCGAACGTGCGGAACCCTAATCGTTATTACTTCACGGATATCGACCTGAGCAAGATCGAGCTGCCTGATCCCTACACGATCACGCTCCACTTGAAGCAGCCGAGCCCCACCCTGCTGGGGCGCATGGCCGCGGGACCCGGCCATATTTTGTCGCCCGCCGCCGTCAAGAAGATCGGGAACGACAAGATTCCCCTCGGGCCCGTGGACGCCGGCACCGGCCCGTACCGGTTCAAGGAGTGGGTCCACGGCGACCATATCACCTTAGTGAAAAACTCGAACTATTGGGGACGGAAACCCACGTTCGATGAGGTGGAGTTCCGGGTCGTGGCCAACGCAGGCACGCGCGAGACGATGCTGCGGGCGGGGGACGTTCAGATGGCGTTCGAGCCACCCGCGCCGGATGTGCCCGCGCTTCGGAAAGACGCCAGCCTCAAGGTCGTGCAGGGCCCGAGTGACCGGAACGTCTTCGTGGGGCTGAACAACCAGTACGGACCGCTCAAGGAAATCAAAGTTCGCCAAGCGCTCAACTACGCCGTCAACAAGAAAGCGCTCATCCAGAGCATCGTCTTCGGCCTTGGTACGATCCTGGAGTCGCCGACGACGCCGTTCCTGTTCGGCTATACGAAGATCCAGTCCGGCGGGTGGCCGTTCAACCCGGTCAAGGCCAAGCAGCTTCTCGCCGAGGCGGGCTTCCCCAACGGCTTCGCGGTTACGTTCCATACGCCGACCGGCCGATACATCCAGGACTACCAGGTCGCGCAGGGGATCGCGGCACAGCTGGCCAACGTGGGGATCAAGGCGACGCTGAGCACGAGCGACTGGCCGACCTACGTCAGGACGCTCCTCACGCCCCTCGACCGGACCCCGCTGCAGATCTTCATCTTGGGTTGGGCAACGCAGTATCTCGACGCGGACGGCGCGCTCTTTGGGCAGTTCTACTCCAAACAATGGCCGCCGACGGGCCTGGAGTCCACGTTTTATAAGAACTCGAAAGTGGATGACCTGTTGATCCAGGGCCAGACCACAGTGGACCCGGAGAAGCGCAAGGCAATTTACAAGGAGGCCCAGCAGGTGATTTGGAACGACGCGCCGTGGATCTGGCTGTGGAGCCAGGATTTCTACATGGTCACGAGCAGCCACCTCGAAGGCGTGACCGTGACGCCCAACGAGAAGTGGGCCGCGATCTACGCGACCTGGAAGTAG